The genomic DNA TTAGTTTTTTGATGTTTCATAATTTTTCTCATTTTTCATATTCCTCACTTCTTTTTTTAATGAATTTTGTTTGATTTTTCTCTTTCTTTTAAAATTAAGGTTCTCCTCATTAAAATAATCAGCGGAAGGCGTTAGATTTTTAAAGACTCATGATAACGAGCATTGTTGTAATTTTCCACGAACTTTTCAATGGCCGCAATTAATTCTTCCGGTGAATAATAATTATCAAGCTACGACGTTTTTCATTGTTCGGTGATAACGTTCAATCTTGCCTTGCGTTTGCGGATGCATGGGTCTGCCATGCACCTGATCCATTCCATGATTGTCTTTCAAATATGTTTTGAGTTCGCCTGCAATGTAACGCTTTTGAACCATTGTCGAGATAATAATCTGGGCCGTTGTTTAGTTACAATTATGCTACGCTTTTATAATTGCTCTGTCAACGGTTCTTTTTACGTCCTGCACTTTCATTCCTGCACAAAGCTCCCAGTGTAAATATAACGGCTGTAATCATCTAAAACGGTACTCCCGTATTACTGGCGCCCCATCAATTATTTTAAAGTAAGTAAAATCAGTTTGCCACATTTGATGAACGAATCCTGTTTTGTTTGTAAACTCATCTTTAGCTGCTAAAAAATATGCTCGGGGTGTTGTTATCAGTCCTCTTTCTGCTTTTAAAATCAAGTAAACACTCATTCAAATAAAAATTTATTTGTTCATCGGTTAATTTGTGCGCGAGCTCTCTTGACGATAATTCAGGACACTCTAAAGCAAGCTCTACAACTAAGTTTTTGTTCCCGGGTATTGTGTTCCACTGCCTGTTAAGTGCGCTTACAAGGCTCTAACCATCAATACCATTGTCGGAATAGGATTTGTACCAATTGTAAACGTGCTTTTGTTTAAACCGATTTACGCGAAGCATTTTATTAACGCCGATTTCCCGGAACGGACAACAATTTTGATTATCTCTTATTGTTTTCGGAAGCTGTAAATCTCGCCATACTTTTGAATTTTACAGATTCTCCAATATATTCAAAGCTTTTTTTTACGATATCATGGCGCAATACTAAATCAGCTACATTCCTTTAGCTTTGATTTTCTTTTCTGAGCTCCGCTACTTCATCTGGTTGCTTCCTGGTTTGTATCCTGATAATCTCTTCTTTCCGCTTCTAAAACTCTTTGTTCCATTTATAGAATTGAGATGGGTTAATGGAATACTTCCTGCATAATTCGGCTACTGGCATCTCAGCTCGTATAGCTTCCATTACAATATTTATTTTTGTTCTGAACTAAATGTTCTTTTGATTTGCGACGTATCTTTTATAAGTTCTCCGCTGTTTGTTTTTCTTTGTTTCCATAGTATTATAAATTTATTGTTTCTGAGGAAACACTCTCTTGGTTTTAGTTAAATTTAGTCCACTTTATGCTGACGGAGATTTACAGAGGCATTATAAATTGTATAAATGTGTACTCATTTGTCCCCGAACTTTATTAAAAATAACGGTTGGACAAAAATTGAATTTAACGCCATTTTCACTAGAGAAATAATTGAAACCAAAACTTAATTTTACCGATCTGGGCTGGGGTATCAAAAAAGAAGTATACGAGTATTCTCCGACGCTATCAGAAAGATTTGGCATTGACTGCAGGACTTAGGTGTGGAAATAGTTGCCAATAAAATTCATAAAGCAGTTATAAAATAAACTGGAGAAAAATCTAAATTTAACGCCTGTTTTAATATCAAAAAGTCTAAAATACTCGCTTTTACTACAAAATTAACTGGATGTTTTAACAACAAATACCAACTTTAATTCAAAGTACGAAAATTAATCTTCACTCCTTAATACACAGCTTTTGGAACAATAGAAGCTAAATGAATTGCTGATAGTCCAGCTGCATGTGATCATTCAATCCTTGATTGGTTTTGAATTCCACATAAATAAATAATCTGTTTTGATATTGTATTTTTCACTGGTTTTTTGAGAGAGTGCTTTCAGATTGGCTATATAAGAAAAAAGCACCATCCTGTGAAAATAACCATATTCAAAGGGTATAATATAACTTATTATATCCTTTGTTTTTTATCTTAAGGAAAATAAAT from Sphingobacteriaceae bacterium includes the following:
- a CDS encoding transposase → MEAIRAEMPVAELCRKYSINPSQFYKWNKEF